Genomic DNA from Apis mellifera strain DH4 linkage group LG6, Amel_HAv3.1, whole genome shotgun sequence:
CACGTGGGTCAACACGACTTACGTGGCTCAAAACACACGCAGTGTCGGGGTCGTGGCGAGATCGACAAGGGTTCCAAGCATCGAAGGTAGAAGAGGTCGAATGATAGGTGGTAGGGGTATGGACCAACTACGAAACTCGAAAGCGGGGAGGAGAGAGTAGTGGGGTTAGGGTCGAGGTAGCAATCAACTCTAGAGCGATGTCGTACCTTGACCAATCTTAACGCGACTTGTTTTAAGCTATGCCAGTAGCGACCTTAGAAATGACTCGTGATCgtgtaaaatcaaaataacaaagaaaagaaaaaatataatttaattcatttttatcaatttttatcaatcaattgTATTCTTCCATTTCCATTCAAACTTacgagttgaaaaattatgataaatgaaaaactggttttaacattattcattatgaactgaaaatgattattgatgaaatgatattgattgaatattaatatttgttttgtatcaatcaataacaataaaatattatattataaataagcaCATTATTATCCCTAactaagtttttttatattttatctatgtattatttattattatatatattttatctattattttatctatatatatttaatttttttaatagctaaataattttaatttaaaaaataattgcaaaaaaaattagattttttattgattattatatttaatataatttatttattttataaaatatttaatatatttatttaatataatatattatatttaattcaattgattaattgtaattaattttcaaatatttattgcttaTACAAacgcatttaaatatataaatatttatagaattattatttatgattaatatttctatttttttcaatctagaATCTTTATGAACATTATACTTGTAAATTgtcattatatttgtaaataattaccacaaaaagaaaatttttataatccaccgaaataaaaatatgtatcaaatatacattaaatgtttaattaaaacattttgtttattttactataaaataaaattgtttatgaatattaatttattttgtattcattttagtttttaaataattaattattcaatatttaataatataattattttacatatatactatgtaaagaaaagaatgaaatatcaaagaagGTCAAATCAGCATGAACGTATTAAGTAGAAAGTGGAAAGCATTTCTAAGGTCAATAACTTCATACCACGTGTAACATGTATGCCACCAACTGCACTAcagagtatattatatttcaaggtCGTATGAATACCAACAAGACATTGTTTAGCTTTCTCTTccgtatttatctcttttcaaTGTTACATAATTCAAAagttacatacatatatgtatatatatatatatatatatatatattaatataattaatataacaattattaaatgttatcatcatatcaattattaattattaattattaaatgtatcttattaagtaataatgttatgttaataaatatattatgaaacaaattttagtaaaaaaatgtaaattaaattatgaaagtaatgatacatttttttttatttgttgaatttattatatatttttgtttatttttattagatttttaaaaataattaaatacaagaatttataaaagaatttattttctattaaaaactaaataaaataataattgtctgTATTTACCtcttataataacattatttatttataacattattataaattattataaaatatctataattaattgaattcatattgtttttaataaattatagttcaaatatcgtttttatacaaatatttttatacaactagtattttaaatagttacaCATATagtttttactataatttctacttttagcgcaataaattaaattactagaAATTACTAGTTTTGAACTTtcgcaattttataaaatttatgttataataatatatgtatcataataaattacataaacacaaattattacagaattattttctggataaacaaattttttttttaatttaaaaattaatttttttatttataatactgaatacaattatattcagTACAATAcgacatattaattatttgaaaaagatattaataaaatttaaaaaatataaataatttgaaatttattaatttaaatgttactatattttgaaattatatatatatatatatatatatatatatatatatatatatatatatatatataaataatattacaatttaaacatatgatctattgttttatattctctgtttttatcgaacaaatataatataagacgGATATTacggatattataatttataaatctatgttcagatttacaataatacaaGTCACTATAGAAATGTAAGAAGTTCaaagatggaaaataataattcatcattaATTAACCCTTGGGATACATTATCTACTGTAACTACATTTGATAAGGGTAAGTAACATAACCTTTAGATACCGcgcatttttaaaacatttttgaaatagaattatagtatataaaaatttttatatattttatttatatatatataattattatttaatataattattatttatatttatattaattattatctaaaatagtaatttagctatttttgttaaaaagaatcaaacaaaaaattttgaataatagatatccatattaaataattttaaatatataatttttaataatttcaatataatcatataatattttttatatgatcttatatttttttgtaattaaattataatggttTTATTATTAGGTAATGATGCAAAATCTACAGTATGTTTAgacaatgaaaataagaataatggaCAAATTGTAAGCATAGTTACAACTTCTACAAGTCTTTTAATTGAATCACTTATACAGCAATCATGTATGTTATTTGAAGATGATTTAGAACGcaggaataaattatattttggtaATGTAATTaagcttttaaaaaagatatatataataaacatttaaataataataagacaatattaattaatgatttacaaaataaagataaatcaaaatatgtttataaattttttaatataattttttaatatgtttataaattttgtaatattctaattagttttataatataaaataataattaaataataaaataatttttttttatatttatttttagctaTTTGTGATAGacttcataaattaaaaataattgatagttCTTACAATATGATTGAATTGGAACCGTTAAGAGGTCAATATCAACAAGCattgtatcatttatttacaGTTGCACGAGCAACAATTGGTTGTGAAAATGCATTACAAATTCCAAGGTAAAACttgatttaaattgtatttatttatatataattctaagaaaataatattatattcaatttttatgtatttattttgtacaGACCATTAATGACAGAATGGTCTCGTTATCATaaagaatttcaagaaataagttttattGCATCTGGAGGATTTGGTAATGTTTTTAAAGCTTTAAATCGCCTTGATGGTGTAGAATATGccattaaaaagataatagtaCATTCTAAtagagttaaaaatataatgcaacATCTTGAAGAAGTGAAAACTCTTGCTAAATTAAATCATACTAATATAGTTTCATATAAAGGGGCATGGATTGAACCATCATTAGCTTCAACTTCTATACCATGTTTAGTATCTCCAAATTATTCTCAAAACAAATTAAGTTCTATAGaagataaacgaaaaattggatataaatcatgtataaatcgatattttaagtCACAAAGCCAACAGAGTTCTGATACTGAGAGTCAAAATCCAAAAGAAAGTGATGAACATTATATGTCAatgcaatataataaacaaaaaaattacaaatgtggtatgtaataatataactcaTAGTATAATAGCATGTATACTCATGtagataatattgtaataaatgcattatttgttgtattatctattatatattatattatagaaaaacaaGTACTTGccatagaagaaaataataaaaatatagagaaaacTAATTCAAATAGTATATCTTTTAGAAGTGATAGTGaacatcaaaataataaaatagaaaataatataagttatagTGATGGCAGTAATTCAAATGAAGAATgcagtaaaaataaaatacttttaccaTATATGTCCCAAAtggtatatattattgttcattataattaattctttattttgatttattatttacttgaaaaatacataaaattatatatttattatatatttacagaataaacaatatacaacattatatattcaaatggcTCTTTGTGAAAAAACACTTCAGCAATGGCTTGATGAAAGGATAGAAACATCTCCACAAACAATAATCATTGCTATATTAACACAAATTATTTATGGATTAGATTACATACATTCTCGTCAAATTGTGCATCATGATATAaaggtaaaataaaaagaaataaaaaatatttaaagtacttTTACtctattatctaatatatataaattttttcttttcaatttgttattaatattaattgttatataatattataattgtgacatataaatatattttttttttaacaatatatacaattttttattttattttagccaagtaatatatttatttcaacatcAGGACaattacaaatacaattaGGAGATTTTGGATTAGCTTGTccattacaaaaagaaaatcatcatTCAATACTTGGAACACATATGTATGCAGCACCAGAACAATTACAAGGAAAATGTGATCCTAAGGTATTTTCTTGTTTgagtaaaatatgaattttagaaaaatattttagaataatttttattttttcagagtgatatatatagtttaggCATAGtacttttagaattattagtaCATACAAGAACTCGTAtggaaagaattgaaataattaataatttgaaaaaaggacAAATACCGACTTCATTAACTGTTACTTATCCTAAATGGGTAtgcttttaaaacaattatattttttttaatttaaaaaaaaattatttaaaaataaaagtgataaatttttattaggcTTATATAGTGAGTCAATTAGTGCAAGAAGATCCTGAGAAACGACCATCAACTAATCAATTGTTACAAGATTTAAACgaagataaagatataatgataacatgcttaaaaaatgatatcattGAAAAGGaagatataatta
This window encodes:
- the LOC552472 gene encoding eukaryotic translation initiation factor 2-alpha kinase 1 encodes the protein MENNNSSLINPWDTLSTVTTFDKGNDAKSTVCLDNENKNNGQIVSIVTTSTSLLIESLIQQSCMLFEDDLERRNKLYFAICDRLHKLKIIDSSYNMIELEPLRGQYQQALYHLFTVARATIGCENALQIPRPLMTEWSRYHKEFQEISFIASGGFGNVFKALNRLDGVEYAIKKIIVHSNRVKNIMQHLEEVKTLAKLNHTNIVSYKGAWIEPSLASTSIPCLVSPNYSQNKLSSIEDKRKIGYKSCINRYFKSQSQQSSDTESQNPKESDEHYMSMQYNKQKNYKCEKQVLAIEENNKNIEKTNSNSISFRSDSEHQNNKIENNISYSDGSNSNEECSKNKILLPYMSQMNKQYTTLYIQMALCEKTLQQWLDERIETSPQTIIIAILTQIIYGLDYIHSRQIVHHDIKPSNIFISTSGQLQIQLGDFGLACPLQKENHHSILGTHMYAAPEQLQGKCDPKSDIYSLGIVLLELLVHTRTRMERIEIINNLKKGQIPTSLTVTYPKWAYIVSQLVQEDPEKRPSTNQLLQDLNEDKDIMITCLKNDIIEKEDIIRKLQKKISILENQIVKHNILLQDI